From the Pseudomonas syringae KCTC 12500 genome, the window GTCAGTACGACGACATGGACGGTCCGGCACACAGCATATTGTTCGACGACACACCGCCTGTGGAGCATGCCCCGCCTGAGTCTCCCCAACCGGGCCCGGACGAGAAACGCGATGTTTGAACTCGCTTCGATGCTGTTCTCGGCGTTCATTCTCGGGCTGCTCGGCGGCGGCCACTGTCTGGGCATGTGTGGCGGCCTGATGGGCGCCCTGACGCTGGCCATCCCCAAGGAACAGCGCAGCCGCCGGTTTCGTCTGCTGCTGGCCTACAACCTGGGGCGCATTCTCAGTTACGCCGCAGCCGGCCTGTGTTCCGGACTGGTCGGCTGGGCTGTGGCGCAAAGTCCGCTGGCGACGGGCCTGCGCATCGTCGCCGCCGTGTTGCTGATCATGATGGGGCTGTACCTGGCCGGCTGGTGGAGCGGACTGACCTATATAGAACGTCTAGGCCGAGGCCTGTGGCGTTATTTGCAACCCTTGGCCAGTCGCCTGTTGCCGGTGTCCAGTGTGCCGCGCGCCTTGTTGCTCGGTGCCCTGTGGGGCTGGCTGCCCTGCGGGCTGGTGTACAGCGCCCTGCTGTGGGCCGCCAGCCAGGGCAATCCTCTCGACAGCGCACTGCTGATGCTGGCCTTCGGGCTGGGCACCTGGCCCGTTCTGCTGGCCACCGGCCTGACTGCCGAACGCATCACGGCTTTACTGCGCATACGTGGCGTGCGCATGGCGGGAGGCTTGCTGGTGATGGTCTTCGGTATCTGGACCTTGCCAGGCCCGCATCAGCACTGGCTGATGGCACATTGAGGCCGGCAACTCTTGCCATTTGATCCACATCAACGCCGACCCTCCGCCTCCTGCGTATGCTCGCGATATCGCCAGCCGGACCGGGAAACGCGCGCATGCTTGACGCCATTCGTTGGAATTCAGACCTGATCCATCGCTACGATGTGGCCGGACCGCGCTATACGTCCTATCCGACAGCGATGCAGTTTCATACCCAAGTGAGCGCCTTCGACCTGCTGCACGCGCTGCGCGAAAGCCGCAAGGCGTCACGTCAGTTGTCGCTCTACGTGCACCTGCCCTTCTGCGCGAACATTTGCTACTACTGCGCCTGCAACAAAGTCATCACTAAGGATCGCGGACGCGCTCAGGCCTACCTGCAACGGCTCGAGCACGAGATACAGATGCTCGCC encodes:
- the ccoS gene encoding cbb3-type cytochrome oxidase assembly protein CcoS translates to MPALYIMIPAALLLVGVAIYVFFWAVDSGQYDDMDGPAHSILFDDTPPVEHAPPESPQPGPDEKRDV
- a CDS encoding sulfite exporter TauE/SafE family protein encodes the protein MFELASMLFSAFILGLLGGGHCLGMCGGLMGALTLAIPKEQRSRRFRLLLAYNLGRILSYAAAGLCSGLVGWAVAQSPLATGLRIVAAVLLIMMGLYLAGWWSGLTYIERLGRGLWRYLQPLASRLLPVSSVPRALLLGALWGWLPCGLVYSALLWAASQGNPLDSALLMLAFGLGTWPVLLATGLTAERITALLRIRGVRMAGGLLVMVFGIWTLPGPHQHWLMAH